The Platichthys flesus chromosome 18, fPlaFle2.1, whole genome shotgun sequence genome includes a window with the following:
- the LOC133973711 gene encoding mast cell protease 2-like: MARLTTFLFAMWLGVTVSTVVDLEKRIFGGKECGPKERLYHVKVITTDPDRQQYLCGGTLISAQWILTAAHCFKQGGRYTAYIGVHPASPEKVAIKDPAEIFNDGNEHDLMLLKLPQAVPNKPVQLPDCQHPPKKGAVVQVAGHGRMKLGPKNEKLKGSSDTLQCADMNIVDCRYQRHEHWICYRAPTMDTGPGDSGGGVVYKDRIYGVHVKGHKEYAFYSPAIAMDLCYKPYLNWIKNTIKQP; this comes from the exons ATGGCTCGTCTCACAACTTTTCTCTTTGCCATGTGGCTTG GTGTGACAGTGAGTACAGTGGTTGACCTGGAGAAGAGAATCTTCGGAGGTAAAGAGTGTGGACCAAAGGAGCGTCTGTACCATGTCAAGGTGATAACCACTGATCCCGACCGACAACAGTACCTTTGTGGCGGCACTCTGATCAGTGCCCAGTGGATTCTGACTGCAGCTCACTGCTTTAAGCAAGGAGG GAGGTACACCGCATATATAGGCGTGCATCCTGCTTCTCCTGAAAAAGTGGCGATCAAAGATCCAGCTGAGATCTTCAACGACGGCAATGAACACGACCTCATGTTGCTGAAGCTGCCTCAAGCAGTACCTAACAAACCTGTACAACTTCCCGACTGTCAACATCCTCCCAAGAA AGGTGCTGTGGTTCAGGTGGCAGGTCACGGTCGCATGAAGCTTggcccaaaaaatgaaaaac TCAAAGGTTCTTCAGACACTCTGCAATGTGCTGATATGAACATCGTCGACTGTCGATATCAAAGACATGAGCACTGGATCTGTTACAGAGCACCTACGATGGATACAGGTCCC GGTGACTCTGGTGGAGGAGTGGTGTACAAGGACAGGATCTATGGTGTCCATGTAAAGGGTCATAAGGAATATGCCTTTTATTCACCAGCTATAGCAATGGACCTCTGTTATAAGCCATACTTAAACTGGATCAAGAATACTATCAAGCAACCATGA